One Syntrophorhabdus sp. DNA segment encodes these proteins:
- a CDS encoding MarR family transcriptional regulator produces the protein MGLAEELGLGRPIETVEHESLLNIIYTGTMIARAAFRYFQGHRLTDAQFNVLVQLKYSDEKALSQAELGRRLVVNKADMTGIVDRLERAGLVERSVHPNDRRVNLVRMTAEGEKVVNGLEPGYLKGVGLLMSGISRADLMRLNRTLEKVRSNAKQRLIPDGGREGG, from the coding sequence ATGGGACTTGCGGAGGAGTTGGGGCTCGGACGGCCTATCGAGACGGTTGAACATGAAAGCCTGTTGAATATCATCTATACCGGCACCATGATCGCCAGAGCCGCCTTCAGGTATTTCCAGGGACACAGGCTTACCGACGCTCAGTTCAATGTCCTTGTCCAGCTCAAGTACAGCGATGAGAAGGCCCTCTCCCAGGCAGAGCTTGGAAGGCGGCTTGTCGTCAACAAGGCCGACATGACGGGGATCGTCGACAGGCTGGAGAGAGCGGGTCTCGTGGAGCGCTCTGTCCACCCCAATGACCGTCGCGTGAACCTGGTGAGAATGACGGCGGAAGGCGAGAAGGTCGTCAATGGTCTGGAGCCGGGATACCTCAAGGGGGTGGGGCTCCTGATGTCCGGGATATCCCGGGCGGATCTGATGCGCCTCAACAGGACGTTGGAAAAGGTCCGCAGCAACGCGAAACAGAGACTGATACCGGACGGGGGGCGGGAGGGAGGATGA